The proteins below are encoded in one region of Sulfitobacter sp. SK012:
- a CDS encoding SDR family oxidoreductase, protein MEKRVLITAGASGIGRAMGEVFAAKGAQIWVTDINDEALAQVPKDWRRSPVNAADEAQMAALFGQVARDWGGVDVLCANAGVAGPTALVEDIALEDWKSCVSVNLEGAFLAAKYTAPMMKAQKSGAIILTSSTAGIYGYPNRAPYSAAKWAVIGLMKTLAMELGPFGVRANAICPGAVEGPRMEGVLEREAVAKGMTRDQVYEGYAVGTSMRSFVTAQDVANMAEFLGSDAARLVSGQTIAVDGHTENPDPKV, encoded by the coding sequence ATGGAAAAGCGGGTTTTGATCACAGCAGGTGCGTCAGGCATCGGGCGCGCGATGGGCGAGGTTTTTGCCGCTAAGGGCGCGCAAATTTGGGTGACCGACATTAATGACGAAGCCCTCGCACAGGTTCCCAAAGATTGGCGGCGTAGTCCGGTAAATGCGGCAGACGAAGCGCAGATGGCAGCATTGTTTGGCCAAGTCGCGCGTGACTGGGGCGGGGTCGATGTGCTTTGTGCGAATGCCGGAGTAGCAGGCCCGACAGCCTTAGTTGAAGACATTGCGCTAGAGGATTGGAAAAGCTGTGTTTCTGTTAATCTTGAAGGCGCTTTCCTAGCTGCGAAATACACTGCACCCATGATGAAGGCGCAAAAATCAGGAGCGATTATTTTGACCTCATCGACAGCAGGAATCTATGGGTATCCCAATAGAGCACCCTACTCAGCGGCAAAATGGGCGGTCATTGGCCTTATGAAAACATTGGCCATGGAATTAGGCCCATTTGGCGTGCGGGCCAATGCGATTTGCCCCGGCGCGGTGGAAGGGCCGCGTATGGAAGGCGTGCTAGAGCGGGAGGCGGTGGCAAAGGGGATGACACGTGACCAAGTCTATGAAGGTTATGCGGTCGGAACCTCGATGCGTTCTTTTGTGACGGCGCAGGATGTCGCCAATATGGCTGAATTTCTAGGAAGTGATGCTGCACGGCTTGTCTCAGGGCAAACGATCGCGGTGGACGGGCATACAGAAAACCCGGACCCTAAGGTGTAA
- a CDS encoding HupE/UreJ family protein, with protein MKQALCAMFACLIGLVLATPSHGHALEPGYLEIGPAADNQWQVTWRVPDVSGRPMEIEAELPEGCEPRRGSMPRFDGRAYVSGWIATCENPIWEGEVFIDGLESTATDVLVRFVPEPGASATTLRLTPDAPSATLPEALTTLSVISSYFTLGFDHILGGIDHLLFVFALLLLVPDRRNLIWTITAFTVSHSITLAAATTGWVSLPAPPVEAVIALSIAFLAVEIVNKHKDRQTMMQRSPWLVAFAFGLLHGLGFAGALQEIGLPQSEIPIALVAFNFGIEAGQLVFVACLLVIAMVFRRAIAAWASPNPRLVGFGTSLAGYMIGSVAAFWTIERTAAFFT; from the coding sequence ATGAAGCAAGCCCTCTGCGCGATGTTTGCTTGCTTGATCGGGCTTGTGCTGGCCACGCCGTCTCACGGCCATGCTCTTGAACCCGGGTATCTTGAGATTGGGCCTGCTGCAGATAACCAATGGCAGGTAACTTGGCGTGTGCCGGACGTTAGCGGACGTCCGATGGAAATTGAGGCAGAGCTCCCCGAGGGGTGTGAACCGCGGCGAGGGTCCATGCCCCGTTTCGATGGTCGTGCATATGTAAGCGGTTGGATCGCGACCTGTGAGAACCCTATCTGGGAAGGGGAAGTCTTTATAGATGGGCTTGAGAGCACTGCGACTGATGTGCTCGTTCGCTTTGTGCCAGAGCCGGGCGCATCAGCGACAACATTGCGATTAACGCCTGATGCACCATCAGCCACATTGCCCGAAGCGCTGACTACCCTATCGGTAATATCAAGTTATTTTACGCTTGGTTTTGACCATATTCTGGGTGGTATTGATCATCTTCTTTTTGTCTTTGCTTTGCTTCTCCTTGTACCCGACCGCCGCAATTTGATTTGGACGATCACAGCGTTCACCGTTTCTCATAGTATTACCTTGGCAGCAGCCACTACAGGATGGGTTTCGCTGCCAGCGCCTCCCGTCGAAGCTGTGATCGCCCTCTCAATCGCGTTTCTAGCGGTCGAAATCGTGAACAAACACAAAGACCGCCAGACCATGATGCAGCGATCACCTTGGTTGGTCGCATTTGCTTTTGGTCTGTTACACGGATTGGGGTTTGCGGGCGCATTGCAGGAAATTGGATTGCCTCAATCCGAAATTCCGATCGCGCTTGTGGCTTTCAACTTTGGGATAGAAGCCGGACAGTTGGTGTTTGTCGCCTGCTTGCTTGTCATCGCGATGGTGTTCCGAAGGGCAATAGCAGCATGGGCGTCTCCCAATCCAAGATTGGTGGGGTTTGGAACTTCACTGGCGGGATACATGATTGGCAGTGTCGCTGCTTTTTGGACCATTGAGCGTACCGCCGCCTTTTTCACCTGA
- a CDS encoding peptidyl-prolyl cis-trans isomerase translates to MFLSFLRQPLFHFFVIGAVLFSLYSLVDDTPPKPDRPSIVVSTQDAQWLASQFKATWKRLPSEKELDAIVASFVREEIYVREALKLGLDQGDTIVRKRLSQKMEFLTEAGAEASLTDDAVLKSYFTQNAEAYHSAARIAFSQILLAEPVEASMSAVLADLAAGEDFTQLGARSLLPALVSPIPAAAVDGAFGQGMFEQIEKLEPGVWSGPITSGYGQHLVRLDQREPGVLPPFEQIRARVELDWRHNKAEELRSERFELLRDQYDIVMPDVSQVLSQ, encoded by the coding sequence GTTTTCGCTATACTCATTGGTAGACGATACGCCGCCAAAACCTGACCGCCCAAGCATCGTCGTGTCCACACAAGATGCCCAATGGCTTGCCTCCCAATTCAAGGCAACGTGGAAGCGGCTTCCATCCGAAAAGGAACTCGATGCCATTGTCGCTTCTTTTGTGCGCGAGGAAATCTACGTCCGAGAAGCCCTGAAGCTGGGTTTGGATCAAGGCGATACAATCGTACGCAAACGTCTGAGCCAGAAAATGGAATTCCTGACCGAAGCCGGTGCAGAGGCTTCTCTTACGGATGACGCCGTTTTGAAATCGTACTTCACCCAGAATGCCGAGGCCTACCATAGCGCGGCACGCATCGCGTTCTCGCAAATCTTGCTTGCCGAACCAGTCGAAGCATCCATGTCCGCTGTGCTCGCAGATCTTGCGGCAGGTGAAGACTTTACCCAACTTGGTGCCAGATCTTTGTTACCTGCGCTGGTGTCCCCGATACCCGCTGCGGCAGTAGATGGTGCATTTGGGCAGGGTATGTTTGAGCAAATTGAAAAGTTAGAGCCTGGTGTTTGGAGCGGGCCGATTACATCCGGATACGGTCAACATCTTGTGCGTCTTGATCAACGTGAGCCCGGTGTTTTGCCACCCTTTGAACAGATACGCGCGCGTGTTGAATTAGACTGGCGTCACAACAAAGCCGAAGAGTTGCGCAGCGAGCGGTTCGAGCTGCTTCGAGATCAATATGACATTGTGATGCCCGACGTGTCTCAGGTGCTCTCACAATGA